One window of the Lytechinus variegatus isolate NC3 chromosome 3, Lvar_3.0, whole genome shotgun sequence genome contains the following:
- the LOC121411543 gene encoding uncharacterized protein LOC121411543 isoform X2, whose amino-acid sequence MRKGRLYSKGIMVAGVGCRTKWRLLSLVFAMHIHLHSLCVSASVYRLNPTGRNVCSTTRRMQEFKFLPEMLHSAYQGQSMDEYASGDEDKILRGGGGGGGGGGGEAGGGGGVVEGTDKVPTRNSPLVIGRQSARLINQTVYHCCKGWRANGRECPIAVCMQGCLHGNCSAPETCFCKPGYMGIRCDIPCPPGRYGSFCEQQCNCGQRQCDSATGRCTPSCPMGYMGPNCVMPCPPGRFGSDCIGFCQCPFSGLSEILCDPMTGNCTEPTLSPSTRRVYDSTMLESSDAFHEFFQYDTESPSVISPGRKHPSKLRAMRLGISGAAGVLLMIISLILALYVHRKFRFRPCYCLQRRKVRAAMAKQRRETETNEGRGDRLHQVAPTPRAHFPNPHLPHALPYRLPSLCNYTGLRQTGNRPGSALFDPLPAVTESTTNVSSADVAPVTTHPMPEETIYEVRPSLVAKSRRDQDMTSGYIENDTTNSMSRVVQGCEIEMDSATSSVMYHPDIDDDEPYDEEEYDYPYADNAKIRMGLDRFQTKRSRPGAHEHDNSIYAVVLDNEKPLHCEHNGEYERENNCSRESDILADAGNHGRTHTDPLPLPSHHANPPSDGTYTALIAGTRLPGNEPSFPERTPGSGCSTAPTPIALTRKPSLGVIPSVRPRASPVERPIGSSSSMRPRGMSDIPRNSYATQNNFVPSRSKDIISQVDSNGYTTAIRAFASMRQPRRPATKRKSRPSVEFRPSIEARQTPSPMIPPRLSESSDIPPLSPDPTADHSMKTNLLQATSSDPRYVNGCIISPKQKPRDRTRSRTPAMLRRAKNMLPLPTSKDDEGNEKLYDDILPLGDEDRII is encoded by the exons ATGAGAAAAGGGCGCTTATACTCAAAAGGAATAATGGTGGCAGGAGTGGGATGCaggacaaaatggcgcctgctTTCACTGGTTTTTGCGATGCATATTCACCTCCATTCTTTGTGTGTGTCCGCCAGCGTTTACCGCTTGAATCCCACTGGACGGAATGTCTGCTCCACGACCAGACG GATGCAAGAGTTCAAGTTCTTACCGGAAATGCTACATTCAGCATACCAGGGCCAATCAATGGATGAATACGCTTCAGGCGATGAAGATAAAATTttaagaggaggaggaggaggtggtggtggtggtggcggtgaagcaggaggaggaggaggagtggTAGAAGGGACAGATAAGGTCCCCACAAG AAATTCTCCGTTGGTGATTGGAAGACAATCAGCCCGTCTAATCAACCAGACGGTGTATCATTGCTGTAAAGGTTGGCGGGCAAACGGGAGAGAATGCCCCATAG CTGTGTGCATGCAGGGATGTCTACATGGAAACTGTTCGGCACCGGAAACGTGTTTCTGCAAACCAGGTTATATG GGGATCCGTTGCGACATCCCCTGCCCACCTGGACGATACGGTTCATTCTGTGAGCAGCAATGTAACTGTGGTCAAAGACAATGCGATTCCGCCACGGGTAGATGTACCCCTTCATGTCCCATGGGTTATATGGGTCCAAA CTGTGTGATGCCCTGCCCTCCCGGTCGTTTCGGATCCGACTGCATTGGTTTCTGCCAATGTCCATTCTCGGGGCTCAGTGAGATCTTGTGTGATCCGATGACCGGAAACTGTACTGAACCGACCCTCTCACCGTCCACTCGGAGAGTCTACGATTCTACGATGTTGGAAAGCTCAG ATGCGTTTCATGAGTTCTTCCAGTATGACACAGAGAGTCCATCGGTAATAAGCCCTGGGCGGAAACACCCCTCAAAACTCAGGGCAATGCGTCTTGGTATATCCGGCGCTGCAGGGGTTCTTCTGATGATCATATCCTTGATACTCGCCCTCTACGTTCACAGGAAGTTCCGATTTCGGCCGTGTTATTGTCTGCAGAG gAGAAAAGTAAGAGCAGCGATGGCAAAACAGCGGAGAGAAACAGAAACAAATGAAG GAAGGGGTGATCGATTACACCAGGTGGCACCAACTCCGAGGGCGCACTTTCCAAATCCTCATTTACCACATGCTTTGCCTTACCGTTTACCTAGTCTCTGCAACTACACTGGTTTGCGCCAAACTGGGAACCGGCCAGGTAGCGCCCTCTTTGATCCTCTGCCTGCCGTCACAGAATCCACCACCAATGTATCGTCAGCAGACGTTGCTCCTGTAACGACGCACCCGATGCCAGAAGAGACCATCTACGAAGTAAGACCCTCGTTGGTTGCGAAGAGTCGCAGGGACCAAGATATGACCAGTGGCTACATCGAAAATGATACGACGAATTCGATGTCGCGGGTTGTCCAGGGCTGTGAGATCGAGATGGACAGTGCGACAAGTAGTGTCATGTACCACCCTGATATCGATGACGATGAACCTTACGACGAGGAGGAATACGATTATCCCTATGCTGATAATGCCAAGATTAGAATGGGTTTGGATCGTTTTCAGACAAAGAGGTCGCGACCCGGTGCGCATGAACACGACAATTCCATCTACGCAGTGGTTCTGGACAATGAAAAGCCATTGCACTGTGAGCATAATGGGGAGTATGAACGCGAGAACAATTGCAGTCGCGAAAGTGATATCCTTGCAGACGCAGGCAATCATGGAAGAACCCACACCGATCCTTTACCTCTTCCATCACACCATGCAAATCCACCTTCCGATGGTACTTACACAGCTTTGATTGCAGGAACACGTCTACCTGGAAACGAACCCTCATTCCCAGAAAGAACTCCTGGTAGTGGCTGCTCTACCGCACCTACCCCTATTGCTTTGACAAGGAAACCGTCACTCGGCGTCATCCCGTCTGTCAGACCAAGGGCATCACCAGTTGAAAGACCCATTGGTAGTTCTTCCTCAATGCGCCCCCGCGGTATGAGTGACATACCTCGCAACTCATACGCAACACAAAACAACTTCGTGCCATCTCGTTCTAAAGACATTATAAGTCAAGTAGATTCGAATGGTTATACTACTGCAATTCGAGCATTCGCTTCGATGCGGCAACCGCGCCGCCCGGCGACGAAACGAAAATCTAGACCCTCTGTTGAATTCCGTCCTTCTATTGAAGCCCGGCAAACGCCAAGTCCTATGATACCTCCAAGACTGAGCGAATCATCGGACATCCCACCGCTGTCACCGGACCCTACGGCTGACCATAGCATGAAAACAAACCTTCTTCAGGCTACGTCTTCCGATCCTAGATATGTCAACGGGTGTATCATCTCTCCAAAACAAAAACCAAGGGATAGAACTCGATCAAGAACACCCGCAATGCTTCGAAGAGCAAAGAATATGCTTCCACTACCGACGTCAAAGGATGACGAAGGGAACGAGAAACTATATGATGATATATTGCCATTAGGTGATGAAGACAGGATTATCTAA
- the LOC121411543 gene encoding uncharacterized protein LOC121411543 isoform X3 — MQEFKFLPEMLHSAYQGQSMDEYASGDEDKILRGGGGGGGGGGGEAGGGGGVVEGTDKVPTRNSPLVIGRQSARLINQTVYHCCKGWRANGRECPIAVCMQGCLHGNCSAPETCFCKPGYMGIRCDIPCPPGRYGSFCEQQCNCGQRQCDSATGRCTPSCPMGYMGPNCVMPCPPGRFGSDCIGFCQCPFSGLSEILCDPMTGNCTEPTLSPSTRRVYDSTMLESSADAFHEFFQYDTESPSVISPGRKHPSKLRAMRLGISGAAGVLLMIISLILALYVHRKFRFRPCYCLQRRKVRAAMAKQRRETETNEGRGDRLHQVAPTPRAHFPNPHLPHALPYRLPSLCNYTGLRQTGNRPGSALFDPLPAVTESTTNVSSADVAPVTTHPMPEETIYEVRPSLVAKSRRDQDMTSGYIENDTTNSMSRVVQGCEIEMDSATSSVMYHPDIDDDEPYDEEEYDYPYADNAKIRMGLDRFQTKRSRPGAHEHDNSIYAVVLDNEKPLHCEHNGEYERENNCSRESDILADAGNHGRTHTDPLPLPSHHANPPSDGTYTALIAGTRLPGNEPSFPERTPGSGCSTAPTPIALTRKPSLGVIPSVRPRASPVERPIGSSSSMRPRGMSDIPRNSYATQNNFVPSRSKDIISQVDSNGYTTAIRAFASMRQPRRPATKRKSRPSVEFRPSIEARQTPSPMIPPRLSESSDIPPLSPDPTADHSMKTNLLQATSSDPRYVNGCIISPKQKPRDRTRSRTPAMLRRAKNMLPLPTSKDDEGNEKLYDDILPLGDEDRII, encoded by the exons ATGCAAGAGTTCAAGTTCTTACCGGAAATGCTACATTCAGCATACCAGGGCCAATCAATGGATGAATACGCTTCAGGCGATGAAGATAAAATTttaagaggaggaggaggaggtggtggtggtggtggcggtgaagcaggaggaggaggaggagtggTAGAAGGGACAGATAAGGTCCCCACAAG AAATTCTCCGTTGGTGATTGGAAGACAATCAGCCCGTCTAATCAACCAGACGGTGTATCATTGCTGTAAAGGTTGGCGGGCAAACGGGAGAGAATGCCCCATAG CTGTGTGCATGCAGGGATGTCTACATGGAAACTGTTCGGCACCGGAAACGTGTTTCTGCAAACCAGGTTATATG GGGATCCGTTGCGACATCCCCTGCCCACCTGGACGATACGGTTCATTCTGTGAGCAGCAATGTAACTGTGGTCAAAGACAATGCGATTCCGCCACGGGTAGATGTACCCCTTCATGTCCCATGGGTTATATGGGTCCAAA CTGTGTGATGCCCTGCCCTCCCGGTCGTTTCGGATCCGACTGCATTGGTTTCTGCCAATGTCCATTCTCGGGGCTCAGTGAGATCTTGTGTGATCCGATGACCGGAAACTGTACTGAACCGACCCTCTCACCGTCCACTCGGAGAGTCTACGATTCTACGATGTTGGAAAGCTCAG CAGATGCGTTTCATGAGTTCTTCCAGTATGACACAGAGAGTCCATCGGTAATAAGCCCTGGGCGGAAACACCCCTCAAAACTCAGGGCAATGCGTCTTGGTATATCCGGCGCTGCAGGGGTTCTTCTGATGATCATATCCTTGATACTCGCCCTCTACGTTCACAGGAAGTTCCGATTTCGGCCGTGTTATTGTCTGCAGAG gAGAAAAGTAAGAGCAGCGATGGCAAAACAGCGGAGAGAAACAGAAACAAATGAAG GAAGGGGTGATCGATTACACCAGGTGGCACCAACTCCGAGGGCGCACTTTCCAAATCCTCATTTACCACATGCTTTGCCTTACCGTTTACCTAGTCTCTGCAACTACACTGGTTTGCGCCAAACTGGGAACCGGCCAGGTAGCGCCCTCTTTGATCCTCTGCCTGCCGTCACAGAATCCACCACCAATGTATCGTCAGCAGACGTTGCTCCTGTAACGACGCACCCGATGCCAGAAGAGACCATCTACGAAGTAAGACCCTCGTTGGTTGCGAAGAGTCGCAGGGACCAAGATATGACCAGTGGCTACATCGAAAATGATACGACGAATTCGATGTCGCGGGTTGTCCAGGGCTGTGAGATCGAGATGGACAGTGCGACAAGTAGTGTCATGTACCACCCTGATATCGATGACGATGAACCTTACGACGAGGAGGAATACGATTATCCCTATGCTGATAATGCCAAGATTAGAATGGGTTTGGATCGTTTTCAGACAAAGAGGTCGCGACCCGGTGCGCATGAACACGACAATTCCATCTACGCAGTGGTTCTGGACAATGAAAAGCCATTGCACTGTGAGCATAATGGGGAGTATGAACGCGAGAACAATTGCAGTCGCGAAAGTGATATCCTTGCAGACGCAGGCAATCATGGAAGAACCCACACCGATCCTTTACCTCTTCCATCACACCATGCAAATCCACCTTCCGATGGTACTTACACAGCTTTGATTGCAGGAACACGTCTACCTGGAAACGAACCCTCATTCCCAGAAAGAACTCCTGGTAGTGGCTGCTCTACCGCACCTACCCCTATTGCTTTGACAAGGAAACCGTCACTCGGCGTCATCCCGTCTGTCAGACCAAGGGCATCACCAGTTGAAAGACCCATTGGTAGTTCTTCCTCAATGCGCCCCCGCGGTATGAGTGACATACCTCGCAACTCATACGCAACACAAAACAACTTCGTGCCATCTCGTTCTAAAGACATTATAAGTCAAGTAGATTCGAATGGTTATACTACTGCAATTCGAGCATTCGCTTCGATGCGGCAACCGCGCCGCCCGGCGACGAAACGAAAATCTAGACCCTCTGTTGAATTCCGTCCTTCTATTGAAGCCCGGCAAACGCCAAGTCCTATGATACCTCCAAGACTGAGCGAATCATCGGACATCCCACCGCTGTCACCGGACCCTACGGCTGACCATAGCATGAAAACAAACCTTCTTCAGGCTACGTCTTCCGATCCTAGATATGTCAACGGGTGTATCATCTCTCCAAAACAAAAACCAAGGGATAGAACTCGATCAAGAACACCCGCAATGCTTCGAAGAGCAAAGAATATGCTTCCACTACCGACGTCAAAGGATGACGAAGGGAACGAGAAACTATATGATGATATATTGCCATTAGGTGATGAAGACAGGATTATCTAA
- the LOC121411543 gene encoding uncharacterized protein LOC121411543 isoform X1 — translation MRKGRLYSKGIMVAGVGCRTKWRLLSLVFAMHIHLHSLCVSASVYRLNPTGRNVCSTTRRMQEFKFLPEMLHSAYQGQSMDEYASGDEDKILRGGGGGGGGGGGEAGGGGGVVEGTDKVPTRNSPLVIGRQSARLINQTVYHCCKGWRANGRECPIAVCMQGCLHGNCSAPETCFCKPGYMGIRCDIPCPPGRYGSFCEQQCNCGQRQCDSATGRCTPSCPMGYMGPNCVMPCPPGRFGSDCIGFCQCPFSGLSEILCDPMTGNCTEPTLSPSTRRVYDSTMLESSADAFHEFFQYDTESPSVISPGRKHPSKLRAMRLGISGAAGVLLMIISLILALYVHRKFRFRPCYCLQRRKVRAAMAKQRRETETNEGRGDRLHQVAPTPRAHFPNPHLPHALPYRLPSLCNYTGLRQTGNRPGSALFDPLPAVTESTTNVSSADVAPVTTHPMPEETIYEVRPSLVAKSRRDQDMTSGYIENDTTNSMSRVVQGCEIEMDSATSSVMYHPDIDDDEPYDEEEYDYPYADNAKIRMGLDRFQTKRSRPGAHEHDNSIYAVVLDNEKPLHCEHNGEYERENNCSRESDILADAGNHGRTHTDPLPLPSHHANPPSDGTYTALIAGTRLPGNEPSFPERTPGSGCSTAPTPIALTRKPSLGVIPSVRPRASPVERPIGSSSSMRPRGMSDIPRNSYATQNNFVPSRSKDIISQVDSNGYTTAIRAFASMRQPRRPATKRKSRPSVEFRPSIEARQTPSPMIPPRLSESSDIPPLSPDPTADHSMKTNLLQATSSDPRYVNGCIISPKQKPRDRTRSRTPAMLRRAKNMLPLPTSKDDEGNEKLYDDILPLGDEDRII, via the exons ATGAGAAAAGGGCGCTTATACTCAAAAGGAATAATGGTGGCAGGAGTGGGATGCaggacaaaatggcgcctgctTTCACTGGTTTTTGCGATGCATATTCACCTCCATTCTTTGTGTGTGTCCGCCAGCGTTTACCGCTTGAATCCCACTGGACGGAATGTCTGCTCCACGACCAGACG GATGCAAGAGTTCAAGTTCTTACCGGAAATGCTACATTCAGCATACCAGGGCCAATCAATGGATGAATACGCTTCAGGCGATGAAGATAAAATTttaagaggaggaggaggaggtggtggtggtggtggcggtgaagcaggaggaggaggaggagtggTAGAAGGGACAGATAAGGTCCCCACAAG AAATTCTCCGTTGGTGATTGGAAGACAATCAGCCCGTCTAATCAACCAGACGGTGTATCATTGCTGTAAAGGTTGGCGGGCAAACGGGAGAGAATGCCCCATAG CTGTGTGCATGCAGGGATGTCTACATGGAAACTGTTCGGCACCGGAAACGTGTTTCTGCAAACCAGGTTATATG GGGATCCGTTGCGACATCCCCTGCCCACCTGGACGATACGGTTCATTCTGTGAGCAGCAATGTAACTGTGGTCAAAGACAATGCGATTCCGCCACGGGTAGATGTACCCCTTCATGTCCCATGGGTTATATGGGTCCAAA CTGTGTGATGCCCTGCCCTCCCGGTCGTTTCGGATCCGACTGCATTGGTTTCTGCCAATGTCCATTCTCGGGGCTCAGTGAGATCTTGTGTGATCCGATGACCGGAAACTGTACTGAACCGACCCTCTCACCGTCCACTCGGAGAGTCTACGATTCTACGATGTTGGAAAGCTCAG CAGATGCGTTTCATGAGTTCTTCCAGTATGACACAGAGAGTCCATCGGTAATAAGCCCTGGGCGGAAACACCCCTCAAAACTCAGGGCAATGCGTCTTGGTATATCCGGCGCTGCAGGGGTTCTTCTGATGATCATATCCTTGATACTCGCCCTCTACGTTCACAGGAAGTTCCGATTTCGGCCGTGTTATTGTCTGCAGAG gAGAAAAGTAAGAGCAGCGATGGCAAAACAGCGGAGAGAAACAGAAACAAATGAAG GAAGGGGTGATCGATTACACCAGGTGGCACCAACTCCGAGGGCGCACTTTCCAAATCCTCATTTACCACATGCTTTGCCTTACCGTTTACCTAGTCTCTGCAACTACACTGGTTTGCGCCAAACTGGGAACCGGCCAGGTAGCGCCCTCTTTGATCCTCTGCCTGCCGTCACAGAATCCACCACCAATGTATCGTCAGCAGACGTTGCTCCTGTAACGACGCACCCGATGCCAGAAGAGACCATCTACGAAGTAAGACCCTCGTTGGTTGCGAAGAGTCGCAGGGACCAAGATATGACCAGTGGCTACATCGAAAATGATACGACGAATTCGATGTCGCGGGTTGTCCAGGGCTGTGAGATCGAGATGGACAGTGCGACAAGTAGTGTCATGTACCACCCTGATATCGATGACGATGAACCTTACGACGAGGAGGAATACGATTATCCCTATGCTGATAATGCCAAGATTAGAATGGGTTTGGATCGTTTTCAGACAAAGAGGTCGCGACCCGGTGCGCATGAACACGACAATTCCATCTACGCAGTGGTTCTGGACAATGAAAAGCCATTGCACTGTGAGCATAATGGGGAGTATGAACGCGAGAACAATTGCAGTCGCGAAAGTGATATCCTTGCAGACGCAGGCAATCATGGAAGAACCCACACCGATCCTTTACCTCTTCCATCACACCATGCAAATCCACCTTCCGATGGTACTTACACAGCTTTGATTGCAGGAACACGTCTACCTGGAAACGAACCCTCATTCCCAGAAAGAACTCCTGGTAGTGGCTGCTCTACCGCACCTACCCCTATTGCTTTGACAAGGAAACCGTCACTCGGCGTCATCCCGTCTGTCAGACCAAGGGCATCACCAGTTGAAAGACCCATTGGTAGTTCTTCCTCAATGCGCCCCCGCGGTATGAGTGACATACCTCGCAACTCATACGCAACACAAAACAACTTCGTGCCATCTCGTTCTAAAGACATTATAAGTCAAGTAGATTCGAATGGTTATACTACTGCAATTCGAGCATTCGCTTCGATGCGGCAACCGCGCCGCCCGGCGACGAAACGAAAATCTAGACCCTCTGTTGAATTCCGTCCTTCTATTGAAGCCCGGCAAACGCCAAGTCCTATGATACCTCCAAGACTGAGCGAATCATCGGACATCCCACCGCTGTCACCGGACCCTACGGCTGACCATAGCATGAAAACAAACCTTCTTCAGGCTACGTCTTCCGATCCTAGATATGTCAACGGGTGTATCATCTCTCCAAAACAAAAACCAAGGGATAGAACTCGATCAAGAACACCCGCAATGCTTCGAAGAGCAAAGAATATGCTTCCACTACCGACGTCAAAGGATGACGAAGGGAACGAGAAACTATATGATGATATATTGCCATTAGGTGATGAAGACAGGATTATCTAA